In Helicoverpa armigera isolate CAAS_96S chromosome 22, ASM3070526v1, whole genome shotgun sequence, the genomic stretch aaaacaaaattgtctaGACAATTGAATTCAAATAGAATATTAAACGTGCTTAAGTTTATTCTGACTAGTAGAATTGAAACAATCAACAAATTGGCGCTTatacttaacaaaaataaaaaacaggaAGTATGACTTAATAGCAGTTAATATaacaaacaattaacaaaaccgccaaaaaaatactaacttgAGTAGCAGGTTCTGCCGGCGCAAGCGTAGTGAGCGTCAACGTACTCGGCCTCGTGCCGTACGATGTCCGCACAACCtgaaacattaattaacaaaaacatctAATTAACACCATCGCAATTATCTAAAACATCATACTTAAGTTTCGGATTAACAATTTGATGAACAACCAATCCTAATCCAAGATTAGGTCAGCTCTAATTTCTAACATTGTACCAGGCGATCATACCTGCGAGGTGGTGGGAGTGATTTGTATAGGCAGCGTACGCAACTTCGTGCTTAGGTTTAGAGTGCGGGGAGGAGACGTCTCCATTCGCGCGATGGAACGCGGCGGCGACGCTGATATCTGAAATTAGGACAATTTATTCACTTCACCTtgtctgttattattttatttttgttttaagtatttattcttcttgatttatttattttagggctgatttttcaatcatcagttaacttctatctgaggaataaatatggcggtttgacatttTTTCCacacaaaagctgtcaaaacgtcaaacatattcctcagataacagttatctggcgattgaaaaatcagcccttattggaattagaataaataatatattttaaaaatattataatacttacACTTATAGGAGGGATTCCTAAAACTTGGCCGTTCACGGGATCTTCTATGACTTTATCTTCGGTGACGGCATctgttaaaaagtaattaattaatagaaaaaatatactatattccaaaacaaaaaaaaagtaatattagacatgataaaaaacaatatgaCCTTATTTCTCAGCGTAATATTTtcgataaacaataaattaaaataattgttgtttcTCTCTTGATAAACGTGTCAATCAATAATatacgtttattattttcataattaaattattatacaaaatgcaTTGTACgcgaaatattaaataatttcgaCCAAAAGTACCAGGCGCGCACAACCAGATAGGAGGTTAACGTACCTATACTTCGAGGGCGAACAGTTGTTCGGACCGAGATCTCTCTTTTCAAGGCGGAAAGCCTCTGTTGCGCCGCGATCTTCTCACGCGCCAACCGTTCCATTTCGTGCTCACAATCGCGCTCCTTACGACGTAAAACCTGCAGACAACATTAAAATTAGAGTACAAAACTTTGACttcaagttttttaaatataacttaactTTTCCTGAtaagtcaataaattattttgtaagaaaatacttgtacctatttatgaaaaactttaggagttcaaaaaatataaatcgagCCTCTATTGAAAAGCAACAGAGAATAGAGAATCCTAATCAATTCTCAAATTTTCAAGCCTATTCAAAAAGTTTTGAACTCgatctttttttacaaaagttgGAAACAATTTGCAAATAGAAGCGAAGCCgtagtttttaattgaatttacgaAATCTAGCCGCTCGTTTAGCTGGCTATTGACGTGGTTCCAAGGTACATTTAGCgcaaaaggtaaaggaaaatattattatttcaaaaactgAAACTGAGAATGTTTTACGTACACGAGTAGGACGTGGGAGGTATtgatattgttaattaattctCACTAGTTCATACGTGTTTGTTATAATAACATTAGTTGATATAATccgaagtatttatttacatatacgGTAACCTATTTAATTTACCTAACGTTTACCTAAAACAGTTACTCATAAATCATGATGATTGCGTCAAAAGCTTGTCCTTGGACCTCCGTTGTCAAGCGTGATCTATTCTATATGTAAGATTAGAAATTATGAATCAAGGCGATGCATATCTTACATAGATGCATGCATACATGGACGCATAAATACGACATGCATGTATAATGAAAACGTACGTATCAACGAGATTGAACCAGTACTATCTAGATTTATTTggataaaataagaatttaatttttcaactcAAATTGAGGTCACTGTGCCACCAGTACTTTTGATGACATGATACATTAAttagcaaaagaaaaatattcatgtaAGTTTTCCAAGAATTAAAACCCAGTATAATTTTTCCAATTTGACAGAGTTACAAAGTCGATGTTTTATCAGTCTGAAAATGACAGATGTAATTATAGGCAGACACATTTCGCGACCTTTCAATTAAGATAATTTATCTCTCTGTTGTACAAAATTGATAGACGGCTAACAAAGAGTTTAAAATATTGGGATCTTACtttttacatacctagttacagtaaataattatgaatttaattaatttatttacatgataAAGTTTAAAACCcttattattttgaacaattgatttgacaaagtttttcaaaaacgCTAGCTAATTAGGGAAGCATGAAGGCCATCGACGTTCGTTTGAAAGGCGATAGCTACCAGGAAAGCAGAACTGCAGAATGGTAGATACTAACCTGAATATATCTAATAGCGGAGCCCAGTATAGAAAGGTTGGATGTTTTCTTGTCATCTGGTGTTGTGGGGAGCTGTCTTTTGAGGAGTTCGAAGCACTCCTTGAGGTGTGCCCGTCGGTTCTTCTCCAGTTTGTTGTGGACTTCCCTCGTGCCGGCTCGGGGGGCACTGCCGTTGCTGCCCCCGCTGCCGCTGCCATTGCTGCAACCGCTGCCACTGCCGTTACTGCTTACCGATGGAGGGGAGGGGATGGGGGGTGGCCTGTTGACAATATCATAAACACTGTTCATTTTGACGTCATCatggcaaaaaatgttttttgctgTTAATTATTAGGTAGAATTTGCAATTTTCAAATCTAGCGATATCGTCACCTGCATTGTGTTGTAATGCATTCATAACATAATTCTGTTTGTATTTCATGTAACCATTTGTGCGCAATACTACTAACTAATCACGAGGTTGATTTGCGCAATAACCCTTGTTAttctttatttcattgtttataTTGATAATTTTGTGGAGGTATGAGAGAAAATTGGCACATATGATGCTTGGATATCATCTTCTTCCTGCCTTTTGGCACAAACTATTTGGATCAGAGAAATGTTTTTCCCTTTCATCCTTTATCTACTTGTTACGattataatttactatttactatATGTTTCACATTCTATTATAGTTCAATTACTAGACGACATTTACGCGTGTCAGCGTTTGTTGATAATAGCCAGTTATTATGATTAACTCAGACATAACTATGTCTGGATTATTCCATTATTTCATAACGTATACTATACTCATTGAATATAATTGCATTAGCTTAGCTTCTACAATAACATACATTTCAGACATTAACATAGGTGACCATATGTAAACTaagatttaaaatgttaaaagattcaaactaaacagtttaTTAGCCAACGGCAACGGTCACCGAGAAACGAGTCCCAACGCTTGTAGTAATAAAGCAAAACCGATCAcgaatttacatacaaaaactacaggtgtataaaaactaaaaataattcttgCACAATACTTTTACTAGTGTGTGATTCCtaagataaaacaataaaacatttgtacATTCTACTCCCGGATACAGACTCCAGTATCCATAGATAAACATTTTCCTTAATTAGCGAGACAAAAATAGATATTACAACCTTAATTTGAAAACAGTCTCGTACTACAGTACCTTCAGATGAATGATGCATACTGATAGTGACAAGGACGTATTCCCTGATGCATACAAAACCCTAGCTAATAAATTAGGTATTCAATTCATGGTTGTTAATATCCAAACCTTGACAGCAATCGACTGAAAAAATAGCATCACATGCGCTCCTACCAGAACTACATAACGTAGGGGAGGTAGCAAGGATGAAATTACAATTTCCATTAAGAcctgtttacattttattgtattccTCTGACGCGAAACGTCCTAGATCCACTTTATTAATTCACCAATGCATTGTAAATAACTCGAGTAAGTGTAAATACTAAGAGATAGAGCATTATCAGGTGGccccattttttaataaattgttaacaCTGGAGAGCTTGATGTCGTGtatattgtaataacaaatGGAATAACAACAGTTTTCCTCGAGCGGTTTGTGTGTCATTGCTGCATGTCATTTGTCTTTTTATCAACTCAATATACGACATCAATCATTTTGGAAGCCTGATGAATAATGATTTGACtcgtctttatttttttgtaaattgaataCAATCCGATGTCATGTTTAACCAATGTTTCCAGAAATGTTTCTCCGCCGAATTCTCTGCAGTTTTGGAGAGAAAAACTCTTTCCTTGCTTTTGGAAATTCTTTATCAGGTCTGGTTTTGTGGAAGATgttaaattcttaaaaataaatctttacatttatttgcctctactatttttatatttacaaacgGTGTATCTCTTAATCTACCTCACTTTTCACCAAACTAGGATTTAGTCTATCCATCTAAATCATGCCGTTTATAATGAAGCTGTTATCCATATAGAAGAATGAAATGAAACGAAATTGTTCTGAACTTGTATGCAACTTCTTATGCAAAAATTATAGTTCAAGTATAAGTGCAGTTGTGCAGTTTATTGCatcttaataattaaaaacctatGAACAGGTTTTTCCACCATTTATAACAAAGAAGATATGTATGGATTATGCTTAAGTAAAGCATTTATTTCTAcaagattattttatattattgtgttttCTACAAGCAAGATTTACACACATACCAAAAGTTTTATTGACAAACAACAATGACCGTCGCGAGTGGCTCGTCGTGCGAATCTCCAGCTGTTTTAGACACCAATGTTACTAGGAGAACATACCCATGACTGATACTCGTCGTCCGCGGCCTGGAATGTTCTTGTGCGAAGTCGAGGAGGGGCGCAGGAGGAGGTGCGGTGGCCGCGGGGACCGGCTCGAGCGCAACGACGACGGGTGAGGGCACGGGCGGGCAGGGGGGAGCCACCGGCACCGGCGACGTCGGCCGGACAACACCGTTGCTGCGCGGCTTCACCGGCAGCTCTGTCACCATTCGCACCGACACCGGCGGCGACTTCGGCTCCTCCTCTGTAAACAAACATGTCACGTCAGAACAAGATACATACGCAAATACTATCTTAGAACTAATTACGATTATGAAAATGTTATCATCAGTTCACTGAGGTCCTATTAGAAAATGAACGAACCGTCCTAGGTCGGTCAACACTTGTCAAACCCGTGTCAACCGCTCGTCGACGGCTGCAGTCCGTGGCGGTAAACTACCAGGCGAACATATTTAGCAAGCGTTCAATACAGCTGCGCAAATGAAACAGCCATATTAGAGCGAGTGAGACAGCATCAGGCCACTTTACTTTCAAATAGTAACGGTACGCAATAGTAAACTTTACGCACATGCAATACCGTCCATAGTAGTCTGAACGTAAGGAAAATCAGTCACGCTGCAATGGCGAGTGAGACAGACGATCCGGTTGAGTGTAGTGAAAGAGACGGAAGCGGGGGCGTGGTCTGACGATAAAATTACGTCAGCACATGTGGTTGCGCGCGTGTTCGGTTTGTTTGGCGTTAACAGTTGCCACGCCGAAAATCAGCTGCTCAACCAAGTGCCAGAAAAAACAAGCCGCGACGTAACCGGCCCGTAAAATGACTGGCGTCTGCTAGTGCTACTACTAGATTGGGCCGGGCTTGTTTTTGTTGAGCGCCGAACCGAATGTACCATTTTATAATATCGCGTTCGCTTAGGTAAAACACGTATCTTATaagataaacaatttattatcaaGAGGTTCGGCGAAGCACTATTAATAACAGAAAGATACAACGAACGTTTATTTTATCACGTCCgaaagatataggtacataacagtGTTGTTTTCGTTAGCTGAAGTCTAAATGTCATCCAGTATACCTATTAAACGTGGTGGTAAAAATACTTTACGTAATGATGTATCGTCTGTATGAAGCGTGCTATTTATATGTTTAAGACCTGGATTTTTATGTCGGCTAGACGCAGCAGCGCAGGCTGAACAATGATTGGATTGTTATCTTACAGGAACTACGCAGCTCTGCCACGCTACACGTACACTACGCCTCGTCATGAGCTCTTTGCGTTATAGAATGTCGATTGGATGAGTAATTGCGACCTGCATAACAAGTGCCGTCAccttttagattatttttattagtcacTTTAATTACAATTGCTTCTTCCAATGTTGGAAACTGCTCACAGTCCATCACTTCATTCATTAACACGTGCATTTATGAAATTAGAATTCCATTAATGGATAATAGAATGTCTTCGACGTTAGTTGTAGAGGCCGCGGTATAATAGAATATAGACTCATAATTATACAATGAATTCAACGTAGTTCTATAGTAGAAGTTTGCTTGATCTTTGTCAACTTATTACTgtgaagtttatttatagaaatcaGTACACGTGTAATAAACCTAAGTGCCACCAACGTTCATGCAGTAAATGGATTTAGTTAAGATAGTTTTAGACCAAAATGGCTCTTAATTTTGAAAGCAGTGAAAATTGCAGAACGTAGTAATTGTTGCAGACAGGCgtagattaaaataatgaacacaAACTCACAAAGATGAGCAAACAATTCAATTTCTACAATCTACACGAGCGTCGGGCACTATAATAGGAAAACATAAAAGCTAGGTGGTTATTGACCGACATATTGAATCGTGTTCAATATGAATAAGAATTGTTTAAGCGTGTCCTAGACGTGGCCTAGGAGTTTGCACTGGTGACTTTGACAAACATCCCGACTTTATAGAGCTGCTTTGAGACAATAAACTTAGATCAATGAGCCTCACATTTGTAGTACTTTACAAATATGGGGTTGTTAACACGAACACGATAATCTTAGGGAGTAATGGCAATCATTGAGAttttaagtcaaagtcaaagaaaTCTCTTTATGGGTCAGGCAGCAATTTTTTTTGATTTGCTATGTAGACAATTCAATTGGGATACACTTTATACGATATTTACATGGAAAAATTTAACATAGGTGCCAAGTATGCCAAAAGGTCTTATTCCTTCCAAACATCTGCATCGTCATCCCATTGATTTCCCTATTTCAAAACATTTCGTTAAATCATTCAAAGCTTAAACCTTCTAAAGCAGGTAGACTACGCTGATAAATCAAATGCAAATAaggaaaagtaaacaaaatcaGAGCAATGAAAAACAGACACAAGACACGAATTTACAGACACAAACACAGCGTTCTAAAAATCAACCGAATAGTGGTCCCCAATCTTGCCCCAATAGAgaatttaaaaagtagaaaatggAAAATAGGCGCCGACAAAAACAGCGAAAATGTTAATGCGAACTCTTGTAACTTAATCTCATATTCATGGAATATCTAATTGTATTTGAAACTATCGGTTCAGATGTCCTCATCTTAAAAAGGAGAACTGGaaagtatgaataaaaaaatcttcaatgtTCTAGAAAAAACTTTACAAGTAGCTTTTTCAATCTTAGTAGAACAGGGTGAAGGGTCACTAACTCTCAAAGCATTTTAACACGTCTACGACAAACAATTCTAATTCTCGATAAATCCATCAATGGCCATTTCTTGGCATTACCCACGCATAATTTGACCCCATTAAGTCTGTCGAACTCAGCTAAGTCTCTTTTGAGAAATATTCTTTGAACTGACCTGTATGTATGCCGAATATTTGCTGAGCAATAATGGATGCCATATATGAATTGAAGTCTAAAACTTCAAACTTGAAAGCTAGTTGGACCAAAAGGACATTGACCAACGATTTAGATAGAACAAATACCGATATATACGGAATTGcactataaatatgtaatagaaTTGGTTACACGTCTCTTGAACTTGAaaatttcaatacttttaagaaaaatagcATTCAATTATTCAGTATTCTAATAGAAGTTGGTTTCATTGCATTTGAAGCAGAACAAAAGgctgaaaacaatattttttatattgaacaCATACTTATTCATTCACGTCAATATTTTCAGATTTTAAAGCGTAGCATATGTGCGTTTGACAgagaattacataatattttatctaatagATAAACAATCGTTTAAACTGACAAGCTGTCCAGtgtctgaataaaaaaatgatgtaGGCTTATTGGCTGTCAAGTGCAGGCAGTACCAGGGTACAATAAGAGCGTAGGTAGTGCCCGGGGAGGGGCAGCAGTAACGTGCGTCATTGGCCTTCTGGCAACCTCACAGGGGGTTGTTATGTAGACGCTGGGATTCGTCCTTGAGAACCTTTGAAAAGTGGACAGAAAGCAAGGTTGTATACGCATGATGACGTAAAACAGGAACGGTAACATTATTGCTTTGTtataacaaaactataatatcaCGTAAACATATTACGCAATGCGTTAAAAAGTTTGGTAATAAGTGGGGTAGTTAAAATCAAAGTCGCGTTTGAAAACTCGCACCTAGCCATGAAGTCAAAATACGAAAAATTACCCTAACTTAGAtgcaatttaaaatgttttgagcaacttttaaaagaaacataCCAACGCCTACAATTCACGTAAAATTCCTTCTAGCGTAAGCATTTCCACGAGAAAACACTAATCCACAGGTACTCAAGTCCGCAGACACTAAAGGCCTCCTGTTGGATTATGTTCGCCTGGTAGAATTGCGCATGGCGGGCGCGCACCTACAAGCGGCGAGCACGCAAACACCGACCATCTCCCACGTCGGGACACCCACACGTGCAAGTGAAACTGTGATTCCAGACACTAGTGAACCGGTATCGATGTTATGGG encodes the following:
- the LOC110380620 gene encoding max-binding protein MNT isoform X4, producing MVTELPVKPRSNGVVRPTSPVPVAPPCPPVPSPVVVALEPVPAATAPPPAPLLDFAQEHSRPRTTSISHGPPPIPSPPSVSSNGSGSGCSNGSGSGGSNGSAPRAGTREVHNKLEKNRRAHLKECFELLKRQLPTTPDDKKTSNLSILGSAIRYIQVLRRKERDCEHEMERLAREKIAAQQRLSALKREISVRTTVRPRSIDAVTEDKVIEDPVNGQVLGIPPISISASPPRSIARMETSPPRTLNLSTKLRTLPIQITPTTSQVVRTSYGTRPSTLTLTTLAPAEPATQNGQTVENGVTNALSTLVHPAQIHLPISQVVGSSGLVVGSAALQLLSTSSGLRVLQAPVHTNGVTTTTVESRITKENGIISPTPVSTTADGSVVVSGLTPLVVSQPATHLLQTHTLTHKEKTCKESRVLRAPRGGPYVRPARPAGPTGPTPAGSAPSGPAPPGPTLPAQPTLHAASPRHVDNSYINFLEMVETQMVKGTVAPLTVSAQYLSATTIVKPVVVVSAAGAAPRPHQPSS
- the LOC110380620 gene encoding max-binding protein MNT isoform X2 translates to MSLLDTLLEAARFIELQERRRQAEEEPKSPPVSVRMVTELPVKPRSNGVVRPTSPVPVAPPCPPVPSPVVVALEPVPAATAPPPAPLLDFAQEHSRPRTTSISHGPPPIPSPPSVSSNGSGSGCSNGSGSGGSNGSAPRAGTREVHNKLEKNRRAHLKECFELLKRQLPTTPDDKKTSNLSILGSAIRYIQVLRRKERDCEHEMERLAREKIAAQQRLSALKREISVRTTVRPRSIDAVTEDKVIEDPVNGQVLGIPPISISASPPRSIARMETSPPRTLNLSTKLRTLPIQITPTTSQVVRTSYGTRPSTLTLTTLAPAEPATQNGQTVENGVTNALSTLVHPAQIHLPISQVVGSSGLVVGSAALQLLSTSSGLRVLQAPVHTNGVTTTTVESRITKENGIISPTPVSTTADGSVVVSGLTPLVVSQPATHLLQTHTLTHKEKTCKESRVLRAPRGGPYVRPARPAGPTGPTPAGSAPSGPAPPGPTLPAQPTLHAASPRHVDNSYINFLEMVETQMVKGTVAPLTVSAQYLSATTIVKPVVVVSAAGAAPRPHQPSS